The Candidatus Neomarinimicrobiota bacterium genome has a segment encoding these proteins:
- the prfB gene encoding peptide chain release factor 2, translating to MYDDIRSEFTDLEERFQHLRNVFDIDSLREQKNALQQETTAPDFWDDQHNAQQTLQKISQFDEQLDQWENVRSAREELEIMLELAEETGDESLGGELASLLKKYRSALGQLELQAMLSDEDDANNAIMTIHPGAGGTESQDWASMLYRMYTRWIERKGWQYKVIDYQPGEEAGLKNVSMEILGNFAYGYAKAEAGIHRLVRISPFDSDSRRHTSFASVFVYPEVDDEIEVDIEQGDLRIDTYRASGAGGQHVNKTDSAVRITHEPTGIVVQCQNERSQHKNKANAMKMLKAKLYQKKREEAQAELDEMEANKKDISWGNQIRSYVFHPYSKVKDHRTDVETGNTQAVMDGDIDEFVRGYLLNTMAQPQ from the coding sequence ATGTATGACGATATACGGAGTGAATTCACGGATTTGGAGGAGCGATTTCAGCACCTCCGGAACGTGTTTGATATCGATTCGCTCCGGGAACAGAAAAATGCCCTCCAGCAGGAGACCACAGCTCCTGATTTCTGGGATGATCAACATAATGCACAGCAGACACTCCAGAAGATTAGCCAGTTCGATGAGCAATTGGACCAATGGGAGAATGTCCGCAGTGCCAGAGAAGAACTGGAAATAATGCTGGAACTGGCGGAGGAGACCGGCGACGAATCGCTGGGAGGCGAACTGGCATCGCTGCTGAAAAAGTATCGCTCAGCGCTGGGACAACTCGAATTGCAAGCCATGCTCAGCGATGAAGATGACGCCAATAATGCAATAATGACCATTCATCCGGGGGCCGGTGGCACCGAATCGCAGGATTGGGCATCAATGCTGTATCGCATGTATACTCGCTGGATTGAGCGCAAGGGATGGCAGTATAAAGTCATTGACTATCAGCCCGGAGAAGAAGCCGGACTGAAGAATGTCTCCATGGAAATTCTCGGCAATTTTGCTTACGGCTACGCCAAAGCCGAGGCGGGTATTCACCGATTGGTTCGTATTTCACCATTTGATTCTGACTCCCGGCGGCATACCTCATTTGCCAGCGTGTTCGTCTATCCGGAAGTGGATGACGAAATCGAAGTGGATATCGAGCAGGGTGATCTCCGGATAGACACCTATCGCGCCAGCGGCGCCGGCGGCCAGCATGTAAACAAGACCGACTCGGCGGTTCGGATTACTCATGAGCCGACCGGCATTGTCGTCCAGTGCCAGAACGAACGTTCCCAGCATAAAAACAAGGCGAACGCAATGAAAATGCTGAAGGCCAAACTCTATCAGAAAAAGCGGGAAGAGGCTCAGGCCGAGCTGGACGAAATGGAGGCAAATAAAAAAGACATCTCCTGGGGAAATCAGATCCGGTCATACGTTTTTCATCCCTATAGCAAAGTCAAGGATCATCGCACTGATGTGGAGACCGGCAACACCCAAGCCGTCATGGACGGCGACATCGATGAATTTGTGAGAGGTTATCTGTTGAATACAATGGCACAACCGCAATAA
- a CDS encoding ABC transporter permease: MGFPWYIAKRYFISRHRFGFISTISRISIAGLAIGIAALLLTVSVLSGFRSTLEENIIGFDGHIRLRLFHKTAMSNLPDMTSQLKSFSEVKQFAPYISHEAMIRAGSRTDGVVVEAMPDSALNSLLRVGEYITEGSIEFTEVSGLPSLVVSRRLARKLDTEIGDKITLFSIDGIPGPRNHPRAKQFRLGAIYHTGMSDYDDVFVYTSLAAGQDLFKLPDQAHGMLLMLHNSDLVEPFSVKLQEDLGYPYYPVTWYERHASLFAWLQSQQMPIIIVFGLIAIVAVFNIVSTLMMIVLEKNRDIGILKAMGSSRGKTLRIFVWNGLIIGLLGAVLGTGLGLGLGWLQQEFALIHIPADVYFMSSMPVEFHWEHIVIINGIALILSTLATVYPALQAAKKKPVEAIVHE, encoded by the coding sequence GTGGGATTCCCCTGGTACATCGCCAAGCGGTATTTCATCTCCCGACACCGGTTCGGATTTATATCGACTATCAGCAGGATTTCCATCGCGGGATTGGCAATTGGAATTGCTGCGTTGTTACTCACCGTAAGTGTTCTATCCGGGTTTCGCAGTACTCTCGAAGAAAATATCATCGGTTTCGACGGCCACATCAGACTGCGACTGTTTCATAAGACGGCTATGTCGAATCTGCCCGATATGACCAGCCAGCTCAAGAGTTTTTCCGAGGTTAAGCAGTTTGCACCATACATCTCCCATGAGGCGATGATTCGTGCAGGCAGCAGGACTGATGGTGTGGTGGTGGAAGCCATGCCCGACTCGGCACTGAATTCGCTCCTGCGGGTCGGCGAATATATCACCGAGGGCTCCATTGAATTCACTGAAGTCTCAGGTCTCCCATCGCTAGTGGTGAGTCGCCGGCTGGCGCGGAAATTGGATACGGAAATCGGTGATAAAATTACGCTGTTCAGCATTGACGGGATCCCCGGCCCCCGGAACCATCCCCGGGCAAAACAATTCCGGCTTGGCGCGATCTACCACACCGGGATGAGTGATTACGACGACGTGTTCGTCTATACAAGCCTCGCAGCCGGCCAGGATCTGTTTAAATTGCCGGATCAGGCACACGGCATGCTCCTGATGCTGCACAACTCGGACCTGGTTGAACCATTTTCGGTGAAACTGCAGGAAGACCTGGGGTATCCGTACTATCCGGTGACCTGGTATGAGCGCCACGCCAGTCTATTTGCATGGCTCCAAAGCCAGCAGATGCCAATTATTATAGTCTTCGGACTTATTGCAATTGTGGCGGTTTTCAATATTGTCAGCACCTTGATGATGATTGTACTGGAGAAGAACAGGGACATTGGTATCCTGAAGGCGATGGGCAGTTCCCGGGGAAAAACATTGCGAATATTCGTCTGGAATGGGCTCATAATAGGGTTGCTGGGTGCCGTGCTTGGCACCGGACTTGGGCTTGGGCTGGGCTGGCTTCAACAGGAATTCGCGCTTATCCATATTCCGGCAGATGTCTATTTCATGAGTAGCATGCCAGTGGAATTTCATTGGGAGCATATCGTAATCATTAACGGAATTGCATTGATTCTCTCGACGCTGGCAACGGTCTACCCAGCGCTTCAGGCGGCAAAGAAAAAGCCGGTGGAGGCCATTGTCCATGAATAG
- a CDS encoding Lrp/AsnC family transcriptional regulator has product MARKLDDINRKILTLLQKDGRMKRQDVAKEVGLSTPAVSERMNKLLERGIIERYTAVVNPEAVNKGITAYITMGIENGTVSKDLEKKVANTADILESHVITGVASHLLKVRVSSISSLNDLINEIKSWKSVNSVESNVVLSTMKETNILDTESTED; this is encoded by the coding sequence ATGGCACGGAAATTAGATGATATAAACAGAAAAATACTCACTTTACTGCAGAAAGACGGACGAATGAAGCGACAGGATGTTGCCAAAGAAGTTGGGTTGTCAACTCCGGCAGTCAGTGAACGGATGAACAAACTGCTGGAGCGTGGAATAATCGAACGCTATACAGCGGTGGTTAATCCCGAGGCAGTAAACAAGGGTATTACGGCGTATATCACCATGGGAATTGAAAACGGCACCGTCAGTAAAGATCTGGAAAAAAAGGTGGCGAACACCGCCGATATTCTGGAATCCCATGTGATTACTGGGGTCGCATCCCATCTGCTGAAAGTGAGAGTCTCCAGCATTAGCTCGTTGAATGACCTGATTAACGAGATTAAATCCTGGAAATCGGTCAACAGTGTTGAGTCTAATGTGGTACTCTCCACGATGAAGGAAACGAATATTCTGGATACGGAAAGTACTGAAGACTGA
- a CDS encoding ABC transporter ATP-binding protein, translated as MTDKSVLLQVVNLRKVYMSGPNELEVLSGVDFSVAPGEIIALMGPSGVGKTTLLNLIGALDVPTSGNIFLQDKNLADMSRNELARVRNRSLGFVFQFHHLLPEFTAEENVLIPGIIQQSPTKIQQEYARDLLGKFGLSGRLHHYPHELSGGEKQRVALGRALMNKPALVLADEPTGNLDRKTGARLLEALISFAHEENQTFLIATHDEEISQRADRILLLENGAVRETTITS; from the coding sequence ATGACCGATAAATCTGTGCTTTTACAGGTGGTCAATCTCAGGAAAGTGTATATGTCCGGCCCAAATGAGCTGGAAGTGCTATCCGGCGTGGATTTCTCAGTTGCCCCCGGAGAGATTATTGCCCTGATGGGCCCCAGCGGTGTTGGAAAGACGACGCTTTTAAATCTCATCGGGGCCCTGGATGTGCCGACTTCTGGTAACATCTTTCTTCAGGATAAAAATTTGGCGGATATGTCACGGAACGAACTGGCGCGGGTGCGTAATCGATCGCTGGGATTTGTGTTTCAGTTCCATCATCTGCTTCCGGAATTTACTGCGGAGGAGAATGTCCTCATTCCAGGGATTATCCAACAATCGCCGACCAAAATACAACAGGAATATGCCAGAGATTTACTTGGGAAATTCGGCCTCTCCGGGCGATTGCATCATTATCCCCACGAACTGTCCGGCGGGGAAAAACAGCGGGTGGCTTTAGGCCGGGCACTGATGAACAAGCCGGCGCTGGTATTGGCGGATGAACCGACGGGAAATCTGGACAGGAAAACCGGAGCCCGTCTCCTTGAAGCCCTTATAAGTTTTGCCCATGAGGAAAACCAAACCTTCCTGATTGCAACCCACGACGAGGAGATCTCTCAACGAGCGGACCGGATCCTGCTCCTGGAAAATGGCGCTGTCCGTGAGACTACAATCACATCATGA
- a CDS encoding P-II family nitrogen regulator — MKKIEAIIKPFKLDEVRESLAEIGIHGMTVSEVKGFGRQRGQTELYRGSEYHIDFLPKVKIEVVATDGQYEEIVETIMQRASTGNVGDGKIFIYEVEEAIRIRTKEAGDAAIE, encoded by the coding sequence ATGAAGAAGATCGAAGCGATCATCAAGCCGTTCAAACTGGATGAGGTCCGGGAGTCGCTGGCGGAAATCGGGATTCATGGTATGACGGTGAGTGAAGTGAAAGGTTTTGGACGACAGCGTGGACAGACCGAACTGTACCGGGGAAGCGAATATCATATAGATTTCCTCCCCAAGGTGAAAATAGAAGTGGTTGCCACCGATGGCCAGTACGAAGAGATTGTGGAAACTATTATGCAGCGGGCATCCACCGGGAATGTGGGTGATGGAAAGATATTCATCTATGAAGTTGAGGAAGCCATTCGTATCCGGACAAAAGAAGCCGGCGATGCAGCAATTGAATAA
- the lysS gene encoding lysine--tRNA ligase: protein MAENTQNTSTLEELIATRTEKLKQLRELGINPYPYDYNVTHYAEDIVENYEEYEETVDVRLAGRLMAIRRMGKASFAHIQDSTGKIQIYVKVDNIGEKMYEAFKLLDIGDWIGVAGKVMKTRTGEITIFTEELTVLNKSIRPIPVVKETDDEVYDAFSDKEQRYRQRYLDLIVNPEVKDIFKTRSAIIKQIRRFMDDRGFIEVETPVLQPIYGGASARPFVTHHHSLDTDLYLRIADELYLKRLIVGGFEKVYEIAKDFRNEGMDRNHNPEFTMLEWYQAFVDYNFEMEMVENLIGEVASETGKTEVIFGEHTIDLSPPYARKKMFDLFEEYLGTDISDFDRDQLFGFAKENGIDVDDDMNYGKILDRIFGDKVEPNLIQPTFVIDHPRAVSPLAKVKRDGSERLVERFELIISGMEVSNAFSELNDPIDQRERLEDQARLRSEGDDEAQVVDEDFLTAMEVGMPPTGGVGIGVDRLVMLLTNQHSIKDVILFPQMRPRTSD from the coding sequence GTGGCTGAGAATACACAAAACACAAGTACGCTTGAAGAATTAATCGCAACCCGCACAGAGAAGCTGAAACAGCTCCGGGAATTAGGCATTAATCCGTATCCCTACGATTATAATGTCACCCATTATGCAGAGGATATTGTAGAGAATTACGAGGAGTACGAGGAAACCGTTGACGTTCGTCTGGCCGGTCGGCTGATGGCCATTCGCCGGATGGGGAAAGCTAGTTTTGCCCATATTCAGGACTCTACCGGGAAGATTCAGATTTACGTGAAGGTGGATAATATCGGCGAAAAGATGTACGAAGCGTTTAAACTGTTGGATATCGGCGACTGGATTGGTGTGGCCGGGAAAGTGATGAAGACCCGTACCGGGGAAATCACGATTTTCACCGAGGAACTCACCGTGCTCAACAAGAGCATCCGGCCGATTCCGGTGGTGAAAGAGACCGACGACGAGGTTTACGATGCCTTCTCGGATAAGGAGCAACGCTATCGCCAGCGATATCTGGATCTCATCGTGAATCCGGAAGTGAAGGATATCTTCAAAACCCGGAGCGCGATTATAAAGCAGATTCGCCGGTTCATGGATGACCGGGGATTCATTGAGGTGGAAACCCCGGTATTGCAGCCCATCTACGGTGGCGCGTCCGCCCGGCCGTTCGTGACGCACCATCATTCACTGGATACGGACTTATATCTGCGCATTGCCGATGAACTCTATCTGAAACGCCTGATTGTCGGTGGATTTGAGAAAGTGTACGAGATCGCCAAGGATTTCCGCAACGAAGGGATGGACAGGAACCACAATCCGGAGTTTACTATGCTGGAGTGGTATCAGGCGTTCGTGGATTACAATTTCGAAATGGAGATGGTGGAAAATCTCATCGGGGAGGTGGCCTCCGAAACCGGTAAGACTGAAGTCATCTTTGGAGAGCATACCATAGATTTAAGTCCGCCGTATGCGCGGAAGAAAATGTTCGATCTGTTTGAGGAATATTTGGGCACAGACATCAGCGATTTCGATCGGGATCAACTGTTCGGGTTCGCCAAAGAGAACGGAATTGACGTAGATGATGACATGAATTACGGCAAGATTCTGGATCGAATCTTTGGTGACAAGGTGGAGCCGAACCTGATTCAGCCAACCTTCGTTATCGACCACCCCCGGGCAGTTTCGCCGCTGGCGAAAGTCAAACGGGATGGCAGCGAACGTCTAGTGGAGAGGTTTGAACTGATAATCTCTGGAATGGAGGTTTCCAACGCCTTTTCTGAGCTGAATGATCCCATTGATCAGCGGGAGCGCCTGGAGGATCAGGCCAGACTCCGCTCTGAAGGCGACGACGAAGCCCAGGTGGTGGACGAGGATTTTCTCACTGCCATGGAGGTCGGCATGCCGCCGACCGGTGGAGTCGGCATCGGCGTTGACAGGCTGGTGATGCTTCTGACAAACCAACATTCCATTAAAGATGTAATCCTGTTCCCGCAGATGCGTCCGCGCACCTCTGACTAG
- a CDS encoding FtsX-like permease family protein has protein sequence MNSKAFIKKVAWRYFRSRRSGERLISVVSTISVVGVAIGCFALVVTLSILNGFRAEITERMMRFEPALISEQFPMKKATVDKLAGIAANDSGIRKTVPLIERKAMVTSESGTEVVYIKSLQVTNEQYPLRSEIIGGEFDLGTAESPGAVLGFQLSDKLGVTVGDTVAMISPLEMSGPFYTPPVVQAEVTGIFRAELFQYDQTYVFTNIAAGQSLFRFDDNYTGVEYFLSDFESAGEKAALIKSEVGDDSVMTSTWYERHQTLYGAMRMEKWGSLIVLTLIILVATFNLISSLVMLVLEKIRDIGILKTLGASDVSVRRIFLRQGWYVGSIGTAVGVVVGIALVLIQEFTGVVPLPGDVYFIDAVPVLLKPLDVALVIVISIVLSVVSAVYPAKQASELQPIEAISYDR, from the coding sequence ATGAATAGCAAAGCCTTCATTAAAAAGGTGGCGTGGCGGTATTTCCGATCCCGACGCTCCGGAGAACGCCTGATAAGCGTGGTCTCTACGATTTCTGTGGTCGGAGTCGCCATAGGCTGCTTTGCGCTCGTTGTGACGCTCTCCATCCTGAACGGATTCCGTGCTGAGATTACCGAACGCATGATGCGATTCGAGCCGGCGCTCATATCAGAGCAATTTCCGATGAAGAAAGCGACAGTAGACAAACTTGCCGGGATTGCCGCGAATGACTCAGGGATTCGGAAAACGGTACCGCTCATCGAACGCAAGGCAATGGTTACCAGTGAATCCGGCACCGAAGTGGTTTATATAAAATCGCTTCAGGTAACCAACGAGCAGTACCCCCTGCGGTCAGAAATCATAGGTGGAGAATTTGATCTGGGCACGGCAGAAAGTCCCGGTGCAGTTCTGGGATTCCAGCTCTCCGATAAACTCGGTGTGACCGTCGGTGATACAGTGGCCATGATCAGCCCACTGGAGATGTCCGGGCCGTTTTATACTCCGCCGGTTGTACAGGCTGAAGTCACCGGTATTTTTCGTGCGGAACTGTTTCAATACGATCAAACCTATGTTTTTACTAATATCGCGGCAGGTCAGTCATTGTTTCGATTTGATGACAATTATACCGGCGTGGAATATTTTCTGTCGGATTTTGAGTCCGCCGGGGAAAAAGCAGCCCTGATAAAAAGCGAAGTCGGAGACGATTCGGTAATGACATCTACCTGGTATGAACGGCATCAAACTCTCTACGGCGCCATGCGTATGGAAAAGTGGGGCAGTCTGATTGTGTTAACGTTAATTATTCTTGTAGCAACGTTTAACCTCATTAGTTCGCTGGTGATGTTGGTGCTGGAGAAGATACGGGATATCGGGATACTGAAAACGCTCGGAGCAAGCGATGTCTCGGTGCGACGAATATTCTTGCGCCAGGGATGGTACGTGGGAAGTATTGGTACGGCAGTGGGCGTGGTAGTAGGAATTGCACTCGTGCTCATCCAGGAATTTACCGGAGTAGTTCCGCTTCCCGGTGATGTCTATTTTATTGATGCCGTTCCCGTTTTACTGAAGCCTCTTGATGTTGCACTCGTGATTGTGATATCAATTGTGCTGAGTGTCGTGTCAGCGGTTTATCCGGCAAAGCAGGCGTCCGAACTTCAACCGATCGAGGCTATTTCATATGACCGATAA
- a CDS encoding ATP-dependent Clp protease ATP-binding subunit, which yields MKNNFSKQVQLVIQYAKEEAIRLGHNYIGSEHLLLGLLRDEDSSPAQLLISLGVELEELRVALQQAVQTSTSTITLGHLPLTKRAERILKQTREEAHYFNMDTVGGEHLLLAILGEETGVAAEVLLNFGVNYETIRNELEDHMEGKQFTSSSGSGSKKKKSKTPALDHFGTDITDLAQNDELDPVIGRENEIERVAQILSRRKKNNPVLIGEPGVGKTAIAEGLAMRIVEHHVSRVLYNKRIISLDLAAIVAGTKYRGQFEERMKAIMSELQESKGEIILFIDELHTIVGAGGASGSLDASNMFKPALARGEIQCIGATTMDEYRKYIEKDGALERRFQKIVVNPPSVTETVDILHGLKDRYQEHHGVNYTDEAIRASVQLSHRYISDKFLPDKAIDVMDEAGSRIHLKNIVVPDEILELEQQIEDVRKEKEEVVKAQQFEEAAEYRDRERRLRDDLEDARKRWEEAEQENIVEVSEDDIADVVSIMTGIPVNKVAESESQRLLKMTDMLKEHIIGQDQVLEKLTKAIQRARAGLKNPRRPIGSFLFLGPTGVGKTETAKQLAKYMFDSDEALIKIDMSEYMEKFAVSRLVGAPPGYVGYEEGGELTERVRRNPYAVVLLDEIEKAHRDVFNILLQILEDGVLTDSLGRKVDFKNTVIIMTSNVGTSRLQHQTFGFGGSDEESVYDSMKTKVNEEVKKMFNPEFLNRLDDTIIFRPLSREDLLKIVDNLVEEIRHNTQSNNFDVQLSEDAKEFLIGKGYNYDYGARPLRREIQRHIEDPIAERILKGELSDHGTIKVDEEDGELVFTQGSFDAEKIAEDKNLMN from the coding sequence ATGAAGAATAATTTTTCAAAACAGGTTCAACTGGTGATACAGTATGCCAAGGAGGAAGCTATCCGCCTGGGGCATAATTACATCGGCTCCGAGCACCTGCTACTGGGACTTCTCAGAGATGAAGACAGCAGTCCCGCACAGCTTCTGATTTCACTGGGGGTCGAACTGGAAGAATTACGTGTTGCACTGCAGCAAGCGGTTCAGACTTCCACCAGTACTATCACGCTTGGGCATCTTCCACTCACAAAGCGTGCGGAAAGAATTTTGAAACAAACACGTGAGGAAGCGCATTACTTTAATATGGATACGGTAGGGGGGGAACATCTCCTCTTGGCAATTCTCGGTGAAGAAACGGGAGTTGCAGCAGAAGTACTACTGAACTTTGGTGTCAACTACGAAACGATAAGAAATGAGTTGGAAGATCATATGGAAGGAAAACAATTCACAAGCAGCAGCGGAAGCGGCTCCAAAAAGAAAAAATCCAAAACGCCTGCGCTGGATCATTTCGGAACCGACATAACGGATTTAGCCCAGAATGATGAACTGGATCCGGTAATCGGGCGTGAGAATGAGATTGAACGGGTCGCACAAATATTATCACGAAGAAAGAAAAACAATCCGGTCCTCATTGGGGAACCGGGGGTCGGGAAGACGGCGATTGCCGAAGGGCTTGCAATGCGGATTGTGGAGCATCATGTCTCCCGGGTACTCTACAATAAACGAATTATTTCGTTAGACCTGGCTGCCATTGTTGCCGGGACGAAATACCGGGGGCAGTTCGAGGAGCGGATGAAAGCCATAATGTCCGAACTCCAGGAATCGAAAGGAGAGATCATCCTCTTCATCGATGAACTGCATACCATCGTGGGCGCCGGCGGCGCATCAGGTTCGCTGGATGCGTCAAACATGTTTAAACCAGCGCTGGCCCGGGGAGAGATTCAGTGTATCGGTGCCACCACAATGGATGAATATCGGAAATATATTGAAAAAGATGGCGCGCTTGAACGCCGGTTCCAGAAGATCGTGGTGAATCCGCCATCAGTAACGGAAACGGTGGACATTCTCCATGGGCTGAAGGACCGGTACCAGGAGCACCATGGCGTAAATTATACGGATGAAGCGATCCGGGCGTCGGTCCAACTGAGTCATCGGTATATTTCGGATAAGTTCTTGCCGGACAAGGCCATTGATGTGATGGACGAAGCCGGTTCGAGAATTCACCTGAAAAATATCGTTGTGCCGGACGAAATCCTGGAGCTTGAGCAGCAGATTGAGGATGTTCGCAAAGAGAAGGAAGAAGTCGTCAAGGCGCAGCAGTTCGAGGAAGCGGCCGAGTACCGTGATCGGGAACGGCGGCTCCGGGATGATCTGGAAGACGCCCGAAAACGTTGGGAAGAGGCGGAACAGGAAAATATCGTTGAAGTCTCTGAAGACGATATTGCGGACGTGGTCTCCATAATGACCGGAATTCCGGTGAACAAGGTGGCCGAGTCCGAATCCCAGCGGCTTCTGAAAATGACGGACATGTTGAAAGAACATATTATCGGTCAGGATCAGGTGCTTGAAAAATTGACCAAGGCAATCCAGCGGGCCCGTGCCGGATTGAAGAATCCGCGCCGTCCCATCGGATCGTTCCTGTTCCTTGGACCGACCGGTGTCGGAAAAACCGAGACAGCCAAACAACTGGCCAAGTACATGTTCGACAGTGATGAAGCCCTGATCAAAATCGATATGTCCGAATACATGGAAAAGTTTGCCGTGTCAAGACTGGTCGGTGCCCCTCCGGGATACGTCGGATACGAAGAAGGCGGTGAACTCACGGAGCGGGTACGCCGGAATCCATATGCGGTTGTGCTGCTCGATGAAATCGAGAAAGCACACCGGGATGTCTTCAATATCCTGCTACAGATTCTGGAAGATGGTGTCCTGACCGATAGTCTCGGACGAAAGGTCGACTTTAAGAACACCGTGATCATTATGACCTCCAATGTGGGGACGAGTCGCCTGCAACACCAGACCTTCGGATTCGGAGGATCGGACGAAGAATCGGTCTACGATTCGATGAAGACCAAGGTGAACGAAGAGGTCAAGAAGATGTTCAATCCGGAATTTCTGAACCGGCTGGACGATACGATTATTTTCCGGCCGCTTTCAAGGGAAGATCTGCTGAAGATTGTGGATAATCTCGTGGAAGAAATCCGGCACAACACCCAGTCGAATAACTTCGACGTCCAGTTGTCCGAAGATGCCAAGGAATTCCTCATCGGCAAGGGGTACAATTACGATTACGGCGCCAGACCGTTGCGGCGGGAAATCCAGCGCCACATCGAAGATCCCATCGCCGAGCGGATTCTGAAGGGTGAACTGAGCGATCACGGCACCATCAAGGTTGATGAGGAAGACGGTGAACTTGTATTCACCCAGGGATCTTTTGACGCTGAAAAGATTGCCGAAGATAAAAATCTGATGAACTGA